The bacterium genome includes the window AAGGTGACAGTCTGTGCGGTAGTATCCGGCTTCATGAAGGGGCCCTTGTTGAGGGGAAACGGGTGTCGCAACACGTTTCTACCGCAACTGGGGCCTTCTTCAATTCAGGAACGCGACTTCTTCATGAATTATTCGGGCTAGAACGTAAGTGTGATTGGCATCGATATAGCCGACCTTGCCGATGATCTTGCCGCCCCCAATATCGTCCTTGGGCATAACAAGATCACCACTATTGAGGAGGTCACCTCGATGGTTGGTGCGTTTCGACACGATTAGGCGCCCATTGGAGGAGACTGAACCCATGTCACAGATCCAGTAGTCACCCTCGGCGGTTGCGAACGCACTCTTGCTGGTGCCGGTCGAGATTGCGAACACATCCCCCAATCGCTTCACCTCCCAATCCCCGCGGAAGCCGGGCAGGCGGGTCTGGCCGGTAGGGAGTTGCTGCATGGCTGCCTGTTTGAGGTCGCGCTTCTTGGCGATCAGCCGATCCAGTCCGCTCAGCAGCGCATCCATATCGCTCAATGCCGTCGCAATCGCGCGTTGTTCGGGGATCGGCGGCCGAGGAATCGGAACCTTGATGAACTTGTCACGCGGAAGGTGCGCGATGCTTGTCTGAGTCACGTAGTTGGCGAGCATTCCCCGGTCAGACCATTGGCGAAGAATGGCCGCCATGAGCCTGGGATCGAAGTCATGGAGCGGCCGCAAGCGATGAAGAGCCTTTTGGTAATAGCACTCATCAAGCGCCGCATCCCAGATCGCGGCCCGACCGACTTCACCACCCTCGCACGCCAAGAGATCACCTTTCTCCAGGCGAAATCTCTGTAGGTCCGAGGGAGACAAAGGGACGGTTGGAAGGTCGGCAATGTCGATCCGATTCCACTGGACCGCCTTGTTTCCAAGATAGGGCTTCACGACTCCGACGTTTTTCTTGGCATCGAGCATCTTCCCAAGCTGAACGGAGAACTGCTGACCGACCGTGGTAACCTCCCAATCCTCTGGAATGACCCCCACCTCCGTGCGCTTATATCCGAGCTTCACATCCATAGCGCCCCCATCTTTTTGAGGTGTTCGCCCACCCGAGAGGCAAGCGTCGCCACTTCCTCGGTGAGCTTCGGAAGCGGCTTGGCGTAGCGTTCAGCCAACTCACGGATGCGGCCCGTGAGGGTCTGAGAAACACGATCCAATTCGCCCTGCACCGCGGCTGACAGACGCGTCATCCACTTGTCGTCCACGACCAGCGTCTTGATCTCAGCCTCTGTGAGCTTGGGGTACCTCGCGTCAATCTTCTTGTCCAAGTCTTCTTGTGCGGCCTTGCGCTTGGCCTTTGCCTTGGTCTGTTGAGCCAACAAGTCGGCGTACGACTCGATCGCCGCCCGCTCGTCCGCGTAGAGGGGATCCTTGCCGATCTCCTTCAGCCGCGCCTTCACGGCTTTCACGGTGATCTTCGACTTGTCGCCCTCGCCCTCGATCACCTCGGCAAGCAGCCCATCCTCGCCGCTGTTCTCCTCTCGCATTTCGTCGAGCTTTTGCTGGAGCGTTGCGAATTCGTTGTCGAGTGCTTCGATGACATCACGCTCGACGACGAAGTACCGGGCGACGAGAATTGGCGCGGAGACAAGGTCCGACTTGAAGCGCCGCTTCCCCTTCAAATAGTCGTGCGGCTCCGGCCAGACGAGCTTGTTGTTCTTGTCTTTGACCCGAATGATCTCCCGGGACTGCGCGCCCTTCACCCAGCCGTGGGCGGTGATCAGGTAGGCGTCGTCCTGCATGGTCTCAGCCCAGTAGTCCATGAGGTGCTGGTAGACGTCGTAGGCGTCTACCAGCGGCGCTTGGCGGAAGGTGTCGAGTAGATCTTCGGCGATGATCTCGATCAGCGCCTTCGGGTGTCCGTCCTTGTCGAACCCGGTGAGGCACGGCGTCGCGGTCTTGCGCCAGTCGGCGAACAGCTCTGTCACCGTCTGTTGGAAGGCGGCGAACTCGGCGTGGCCGAGAATGGCGAGCTTCACTTCGGCGAGCGGCAACTTCAGTTGGGCGTACGCGGGGCGGCCGGCGGATTCGAACAGCGCGGCGCGCACCGTGGGGAGTACTTTCCAGTATGCGACGAGCGCGTCGAGATCACGCTCCGAGATACCGCCGCGCAGGTGCCCGTCGATGTCCTGAAGGTCTTCGGGCTCGGCACCATCGATGTAGCGCGGCAGGTTGAGGTTGAAGTCGTTCTTCGAGTCGCCAATCTCGGCCAGCGGCACCATGCGGGCGTAGCGAGGAACGTCGGCCTGCTTGGTGAAGGCATCGACGATCCGGTGGATGTCCTGCTCGCGCAGGCGGTTCTTGTTCCCGTCCTTGATGAAACCCCTGGAGGCGTCGATCATGAATACGCCCTTGCGGGCGGTGGCGTTCTCCTTGTCGAGCACCACGATGCAGGCGGGGATACCGGTGCCATAGAAGAGGTTGGCAGGCAGGCCGAGATGCCCTTGAGGTAGCCCGAGCGAATGAGCTGCTCGCGGATCGTGGCCTCTGTGTTGCCGCGGAAGAGGACGCCGTGGGGCAGGATGCAAGCAGCCTTTCCCGCGCCCTTCATCGAGCGGATGATGTGCAGCAGGTAGGCGTAGTCACCTTGCTTGGCGGGCGGCTCCCCCCAGGCGAAGCGCTGGAACGGGTCCTTCAATGGAGTGAGGCCGGTGGTCCAGGTCTTGTCGGAGAACGGCGGATTGGCGATGACGTAGTCGTAGGTGCGGAGCTGCTCGCCGTCCTTGAACTTGGGCGCAGCCAGGGTGTTGCCGGAGAGGATGTTGGCCGTGGGGAAATCGTGCAGGATCATGTTCATGCGAGCCAAGCCCGCGGTGGTCACGTCCTTCTCCTGCCCTTCGAGTGTGATGCGCTTGCCCGCCTCGGCGGCCACCTTCAGGAGTAGCGAGCCCGAGCCGCAGGTCGGGTCGTAGGCGGTGGTGGACGCCTTCGTGTTGTCCGGTGAGATACCGATCACCTTGGCAATGACGCGGCTGACCTCGGAGGGCGTGTAGAACTGCCCCTTGCTCTTGCCACTCTCTGTAGCAAAGTGACGCATCAGGTACTCGTAGGCATCGCCGAGAATGTCGTCGTGGTCGGCGCGGTTCTGCGAGAAGTCCAGCTCGGGCTTCTGGAAGATGCCGATCAGGTTGGTCAGGCGATCAACCATCGCCTGGCCCTCTCCGAGCTTGTTCGGGTCGTTGAAGTCAGGGAAGTCGCTGCGGGCGAGCTGCGTGTTGGCGTCGATCAGCGGCTGGATGATCTGGATGTTGATCTTGTCGCCGATGTCGCTTTTGCCTTTGAGGGCGATCATGTCCTCGAAGCTCGCTCCCTTGGGAATCGTGACTGGCGGGGCGAAGTCGGTGCTGTTGCCGTACTTGTCGCTGATGTACTTGATGAACAGCATGAACAGCACGTAGTCCTTGTACTGGCTGGCATCCATGCCACCGCGCAGCTCGTCGCACGAGGCCCAGAGGGATGAGTACAGGTCGGATTTCTTCAGAGCCATCGGTTCGTCCACTCCGTGGTCGCGGCTACTCGCCATCGCGCGATCATGCCTCGGCCTCCCGCATCAGGATCTCCGGGTTCCAGATCTGCTCGGCGATCTGGCGGTAGAGCTCCTGCCGCGCGTCGAGATCGGCCTTCTTGAACTCGGCATGTGGACGAAACGCCAGGCCGGATTCGTCACGGAACTTCTGGAACCCCGGATTGTGATCGTAGGTCTTCTCGAAGAGGCTCTGGGCCAGGAGGTTCTGCCCATGGTAGTGCGCGCGCTTGTCCGTGTAGGCCAGGTCGCCATAGCTGGCATTGAACTTCTTGGGCAGCAGCAGCAGGCCTCCGATCCGGTTGCGATATTCGGCGAAGTCGGAGGTGTGGCTGAACTCGTCCTCGTGACGTTCCGGATGGTTGGCCCAGATGTGCTCGACCTCGTAGCCATTCTTCCCTCGCCGCTGGATGTACTCTGAATAGCGTGACGTCTGGCGCGACCGCGTTTCGATGTAGTCCGTCATGCGCGCCAGCAGGCGGTGGATCTGCTTTCCGTTCATCCCGTGAAGGCGGAACCGATCGTTGCTGCCAAAGGTCTCCTCCTCGGCGTCGAGGCGCTCGGTCAGGATGGCCGCCAGCTCGCGTGCCGGCTTTGCGCGAATCTGGAGGATCACCAGCTGGAACATGTTGTACTGCATCGCCGAGTAACTGGTTGCTTTCCAGTTCCAGACGCGGCGGGCGATCAAGATGTCGATGTAGCACGAGACGATGCGCAGTTTGCGGAGGATCTCGCTCTCGCTGTCGCTGCGCTGGAGAGGTGCAAGTAGCGCAGGGTACTGTAGGGTGAAGTTGCTCTGGGCGTTGAAGTGAATCGCCTGCAGCCCCTCCGTAAGGGATTCTGCTGCGTGGCGGATGCGCTCATACCAACGGCCATAGAACGCGAAATCATGCCCAATGAAGCGGCCAAAGGCGGCACTGTCCGAGAGACCCAGCTCCTGCTCGTGGTCGCGCACCCACCGGTGGAACTCGGTGCCGACCAGTTCGAAATCACGAGGTTGAGCGCCACGTTTTCGCTCGCGGATGCTCTGCGCGTACTGGCTCCGCAGCCACGACTTAATGGCATCGGCATCTTCTTCCTTGCCCAGTTGTTGAAGGGAAGCGATCTGCTTGCGCCACGTCTGACTGGCCTCGTTGCGACGTTCCGCATCGGTGATGTTGGCGAGCAGGTAGCCCTTGAGCATATCGGTCGGCGTGAGCGA containing:
- a CDS encoding DUF262 domain-containing protein, whose translation is MKEIRGLAKNIRALLSGAKFAIDYYQREYRWETKQVAELIDDLAEKFLERHEEGNERSAVEQYGHYFLGSIIISDKEGHKFIIDGQQRLTSLTLILIHLYRQLEDEDQKKEIANLIFSYKVGRRSFNLDVPERTACMEALFTAEPFEENGQPESVVNIVSRFQDIEESFPEELTGEALPYFADWLIENVHLVEITAYSDADAYTIFETMNDRGLSLTPTDMLKGYLLANITDAERRNEASQTWRKQIASLQQLGKEEDADAIKSWLRSQYAQSIRERKRGAQPRDFELVGTEFHRWVRDHEQELGLSDSAAFGRFIGHDFAFYGRWYERIRHAAESLTEGLQAIHFNAQSNFTLQYPALLAPLQRSDSESEILRKLRIVSCYIDILIARRVWNWKATSYSAMQYNMFQLVILQIRAKPARELAAILTERLDAEEETFGSNDRFRLHGMNGKQIHRLLARMTDYIETRSRQTSRYSEYIQRRGKNGYEVEHIWANHPERHEDEFSHTSDFAEYRNRIGGLLLLPKKFNASYGDLAYTDKRAHYHGQNLLAQSLFEKTYDHNPGFQKFRDESGLAFRPHAEFKKADLDARQELYRQIAEQIWNPEILMREAEA